The sequence acacacgcacgcgtacacacgcacgcacgcgtgAATACCCACCCTGTCTAGATCAGGGTGCACCAGAGCCACATAATCGTTACATGTGATGACGTTCCCCAGAGCTGACAGTCTCTCCTCTACTCTCTGGATCCTCACACTGTCTGGTAAGGAGTTCCTACAagcaaaaaaacagaaaaacatttttaaaaaaacagaacaaggTCACTCATGTTTCCTAACATGCTAATCATAACATAGCTACGttaactttatttatttatttaattatTTATAAATAACTTTGAGAGTTTTTATGGTACCATCAAGGTAGGAaagcattgttgttgtttgtgtatgtgtatgtgtgtgtgtatgtatgtgtaccCAAGTGCTTGTCTCTGCGTGTCtgtacgtgtgtctgtgtgtgcatgtctgtgtgtgtatgtctgttgtctctgtgtgtgtctgtctatgaGTGTGTctgcatctgtgtgtgtatgtgtgtacctgtctctgtgtgtgtctgtatctgtgtgcgtgtgtgttacTGTATCTGTCTGTTGTCTCTGTtcatttctgtgtgtgtgttgctgtGTATTTCTGTATGTGCAAATGCCTTGCTGGATCATGAACTTGAAGTGTGACTCACAGTAAGTCTTCAATTATGTGCtacatttcttttttaatcAAGGCATTTGCTGCATTAAGGATTCCAACCACGGTCCTGTAGACTTTGTATTTACCATTCATTGTTACTCACAAGGCCACCGATGCAAGACATGGTTCCTTCAAGCACATGGCTTGAGATCTGTACACATGCACATTGATTCACAGAAGTTCTGAGTATGCATGCGCAGCGACATAGTGCGTCTggacttttgacatattactcaAAATTTATGTCGCTGCACATACATACTCAGAAAGGTGAACGTGCTTATAGAATGGCAGCATGtttaaaatcatcatcatcatcatcatcatcatcatcatcattttactACTACCTGATATGCTGTAGTTCCTGATCGTTTGTCGTGGCCGGCACCAACAGACCGTTCCTGTTTCCCACCGTCATGCGACCGATTATTCTGAAAAATATAGGAAACaataattgataaaacaaatacaacaaacaTTTCTGACTCTGATTTCATGAGTgtgactactctccaagcagaggttaggctccggctgttttttaaaaccttttaaAACTTTAGAGTAGAATTGACATCTTCAGTCGAGTAGGAGTTTGTACACCTTAGAACCCTTTTATAggcatttttatcaagttttctattttgtaccgttttctttatgtttcacGGCCGATTCAAACACCTAAAAAAACGTTGGTCCCCCGTACGCTTTCGCTGATGACAGcacaccgcccccctcccccactacACGTGGCTCCACATATTTTTAAAACACCAACTTTTAACTCATAAACCTTCTCCACCCGAAACATTATGTCAACGTTCTACCTCTACAGAGCACCCACAGACCCCGGCTAGACTCACCTGCACCCGGCTATGGTGGTGTGTACCACGGGGATAACGTCGGACAGCTCGGCTTCAAACACCGAGTAGAAGTTCTCGGAACCTCCGATACAAACCAAGCAGTACGCGTTCGTCAACTTGGCGAAAACTCCGATTTCGTTGCTATTCTCGAACTGTGCGCGGACTGCCATCTCGTGGAATAAACTCTCTTTGTCGGGAGAAGACTTTGTACTTGTTGTGTCCACGATAGCGACGCTAGAAATGTCGAGAAAGGGCCCGAAAAGCCGGTGAAAGGGATGGATGTTTTCGTAACAAGTTGCAACTTTTCTCTACAACGACGTGTGACGTCAGAGGAAGAGGGCAGCAAAACGTAGAATTTTGTCATCCGGTCGTCACTGAGCAAAATATGTCAtagtgtttttaaaaaaaaaatatcgctATCGGTAAATATTTTATCTTCAAAGATTTTCACTGTTTGATCCCAACAATATGCtgattttgatattttacaAGTAATATAATGGTCTGCTTATCCTTGCCCCCACTATGACCCCGTCATCAAACGTCAAGGTGCAGTATCAGGCTGGGGCGATAGACGTCACCCCTGTTCAAAGTTTGACGCACCTGACATACCCCAATACGGCTTAGTAGACATACTATGGTAGACACGGTAGTGCAGCTAAGCAGGCCTTATAAAAAGTCAAAATTTAAGGTGGCGGAACATAGTTTTTTGCCCATGAGAATTCATGTGTGGAGGTTCAATGCCTGAAAATTT comes from Branchiostoma floridae strain S238N-H82 chromosome 2, Bfl_VNyyK, whole genome shotgun sequence and encodes:
- the LOC118409278 gene encoding eukaryotic translation initiation factor 6-like, producing MAVRAQFENSNEIGVFAKLTNAYCLVCIGGSENFYSVFEAELSDVIPVVHTTIAGCRIIGRMTVGNRNGLLVPATTNDQELQHIRNSLPDSVRIQRVEERLSALGNVITCNDYVALVHPDLDRETEEILADVLKVEVFRQTVSDNVLVGSYAALSNQGGLVHPKTTIEDQDELSSLLQVPLVAGTVNRGSDVVGAGMVVNDWIAFAGMDTTSTELSVIESVFKLGDAPQGAVTTAMRDSLIDSMT